Below is a genomic region from Ailuropoda melanoleuca isolate Jingjing chromosome 8, ASM200744v2, whole genome shotgun sequence.
CTAACATGAGTATATTTTTTCAGTAAACAGTATTTAAGAAACGATTAGTGGAGTTGCTAATGAGAGCAATGTACCTAATTCTCTATTTTtgcggggaggaggcagggggtgCTGGTGGTGGATGTGCTGGTTTCTAAATGGCATTCCTCCTCAAGTCTGACTTTTGATCAGGTGTCCAATCTCCAGAGACAGCTTATACACCTCCAGGGCCCTTTTCACATCCTCTGGGTAGGGGAGACACTGTAAGAGTTTATTGCCAACGAGCACTTGCTCACAGCCCATCTGGTATTCCTAAAAGACATAAAAGGATAGACTTAGAGACTTCTGTCCAACTGCGAAAGTATAGGATGTCTTCAGGATGTCTCAGTGATGACAGGAAAATTAGAGTATCAAGCCCATCCTCAGGACTGATGGAGGAAATCAAAAGATACTCTGTCTTAGGGGAGTACCCAGCACTACACCAGCACTCCTCCTATGCAGTGAATGACTGttgaagcagggaaggaagaggctgcTGAAGACACCCAGGGGTCTTCTTCAGGGACAACGAAGGAACAGTTCTGATGGTTATGCAAAATCATAGCGTGTTTGTGGAAAACACAGGGCTAGGGGCCAGGTTGCCTGGATCTATGGAACCCTCCTATCTAGGGACTTGGTTCTTCTTGCTATAAAATGAATTAGAACTTGCTTGAACAAGTTCACCAGGTGCTTTGAGGCTGATTTCCAAAGTGATTTAAACAACTTGTGAGTCCTGATACAAGTCAGTTTTCATCAATGTTGGTTGACAGTGCTGTGACACCAGCTACAATTCTTAGAACATGATAGGACATCTTGAAATGTGTGCCACTTACCCACTTACACTTGGGCACCTCTGGGAACCAGATTCCGTTCTCTGAGCAGGTGATATTTTGAGAGCCAACCACACCATAGCCATCGTCACACCGGACAGTAACACTTTCAGGCTCAACATACTCGTCCTCATCCACAGACAGACCTCCATTTTCAATCTCTGGTTTCAGACACAGAGCTGTAATGGAAACACAATTTTGATCATCCTGTGATTCTCAGAATAAAATCTTATGGAAATGAAGAATACCGAGGGGATGAAAAACACTGATAATAAATTATACCTGCATGCTGAGATCGTTCTCTACCTCCATTGATTATATGattataacaataatattaatattagtaatGTTATTTTACATACTATTGTCAACATAAAacactattatttttctaaagattttatttattcattcatttgtttatttattttagagaaagagagagagagcacacaagcaggggaaagagaagagggggagggagagagaacctcaagcagactctgcactgatcGTAGActctgaggcagggcttgatctcatgaccctgagatcatgacttgagctgaaaccaagagttggatgcttaaccaactgagccacccaagtgctccatAAAACACTGTAATTGTCTCCGTTTGGCTAGACAGAAAAATTAGGTACAGATAGTTTATGTGACTTGTCTAAGGATGCATAGCTTTTAGGTGACATGATTATGATATAAACCTAAGGATTGTGGTCCTAGAATCTGAGTTTTTAAAACTGCAATATCTC
It encodes:
- the LOC100483970 gene encoding apolipoprotein R, whose product is MAPLRLCAMAPKLQSTFPALYIFGILTLLCPSALCDCSVFPSIAHGSHKDVSSFFSYTTVVQYECDEGYVLVGESKITCRKSYWSSPAPKCKALCLKPEIENGGLSVDEDEYVEPESVTVRCDDGYGVVGSQNITCSENGIWFPEVPKCKWEYQMGCEQVLVGNKLLQCLPYPEDVKRALEVYKLSLEIGHLIKSQT